TCGGTCATTGCCCGCCTGGTTGAGAGAACGTTAGGGTTGTCCCTTATGAAACGTGTCATCGGCATAGGCGGGGTCTTCTTCAAATCGAAAAACCCTGCGGGCCTGATCGCCTGGTACGAAAAACATCTTGGCATGAAACCGACCTGGGAAGGCGGCGTGGTGTTCGCCTGGAAGGACGGTGAGCGGCGGGACCGCGACGGCCAGACGGTCTGGTCGCCATTCAAGGCAGATACGGACTATTTCGAGCCGGGTTGCGAGCCCTACATGATCAATTACATCGTGGAAGACCTCGACGCGCTGGTTGACGTGCTG
This Candidatus Angelobacter sp. DNA region includes the following protein-coding sequences:
- a CDS encoding VOC family protein translates to MKRVIGIGGVFFKSKNPAGLIAWYEKHLGMKPTWEGGVVFAWKDGERRDRDGQTVWSPFKADTDYFEPGCEPYMINYIVEDLDALVDVLTREGIRIEKRENFDFGRFAWIMDPENRRVELWEPPRKPAG